In Mytilus galloprovincialis chromosome 1, xbMytGall1.hap1.1, whole genome shotgun sequence, the following are encoded in one genomic region:
- the LOC143045658 gene encoding DNA-(apurinic or apyrimidinic site) endonuclease 2-like: MKILTWNINGIRAAKRDLKELFDSLDADIICLQETKVTRDQLDEPTAIVEGYNSYFSFSRKRSGYSGVATFCRDSASPYKSEEGLHSSLSVKNENVVGCYGNIHDFKEDELESLDAEGRTIITQHKIRKKNGDEGDLAIINVYCPRVDPEREDRQVYQLRFYALLQMRAEALLNSGSHVIVLGDINTTHKEIDHCDPDDECFIRKPSRIWLNQFLWDQDKDPEIQDFRTIEGFQAVTSSAKGGCFSDTLRYLYPDKKEAYTNWCSLTGARATNYGRRLDYIFTDVGLVCDSTDCVVMPEVEGSDHCPCKAVFHGNFIPSLKCPSLCSKSMPEFLGKQQKLSSFFVKRSDSKPSSIKDSEEEEGFSSSQEEKQKFLSNNKSSFKRENSNNSKLPSAKRKKNDLGIQSKQASLKNFFSIPKSSVQTNNKSSIKDSSQEKNPKDFSMGEINPIMANINTTKTETETKTMTSGSSAQAWKQLLKGPPTAPLCKGHKEACVLRTVKKDGPNKGKQFFVCNRPEGHSSNPEARCDVFIWVDKMKNDSKTKK, encoded by the exons ATGAAGATTTTGACATGGAATATTAATGGAATAAGGGCAGCTAAGAGAGATTTAAAAGAACTTTTTGATTCATTAGACGCTGATATAATATGTTTACAAGAAACAAAAGTCACTC GTGATCAGTTAGATGAACCAACAGCCATTGTTGAAGGATATAATTCCTATTTCAGTTTTTCTAGAAAGAGAAGTGGATACTCAG GTGTTGCGACATTCTGCAGGGACTCAGCTTCACCTTATAAGTCAGAGGAAGGTTTGCATTCATCTTTATCagtgaaaaatgaaaatgttgtaGGTTGCTATGGAAACATTCATGATTTTAAAGAAGATGAGCTGGAATCATTAGATGCAGAAGGAAGAACTATCATAACTCAGCACAAAATAAG aaaaaagaatggaGATGAAGGAGATCTCGCCATTATTAATGTCTACTGTCCACGTGTTGACCCAGAGAGAGAGGATCGCCAAGTTTATCAGCTTAGATTTTATGCACTTCTCCAGATGAGAGCAGAAGCCCTTCTTAATAGTGGAAG cCATGTTATTGTTTTAGGAGATATAAACACAACACACAAAGAAATAGACCACTGTGATCCAGATGATGAG tgTTTCATCAGAAAGCCAAGTAGAATATGGTTGAATCAGTTTCTCTGGGACCAGGACAAAGATCCTGAAATTCAAGACTTTCGCACTATAGAAGGCTTCCAAGCTGTTACAAGTTCGGCAAAAGGTGGTTGTTTTTCTGATACACTTAGATATCTATATCCAGACAAAAAAGAAGCTTACACAAATTGGTGCTCCCTAACAGGAGCTAGAGCAACAAACTATGGGAGAAGGTTAGATTACATATTCACTGATGTTGGCTTAGTATGTGATTCTACAGATTGTGTTGTTATGCCAGAAGTTGAAGGATCTGATCACTGTCCATGTAAAGCTGTTTTTCATGGAAATTTTATTCCATCTCTGAAATGTCCATCCTTGTGTTCAAAATCTATGCCAGAGTTTTTAGGCAAACAGCAGAAACTCTCATCCTTTTTTGTTAAGCGTTCTGACAGCAAACCATCATCAATTAAGGATTCTGAAGAAGAGGAAGGGTTTTCAAGCTCAcaggaagaaaaacaaaaatttctatCAAACAATAAAAGCAGTTTTAAGCGAGAAAATTCTAACAATAGTAAGTTACCATCTgctaaaagaaagaagaatgaccTTGGTATTCAATCAAAACAAGCCAGTTTAAAAAACTTCTTTTCCATTCCAAAGTCAAGTGTTCAAACTAACAATAAAAGCAGTATCAAGGATTCTTCACAAGAGAAAAATCCTAAAGATTTCTCAATGGGGGAGATAAATCCTATAATGGCCAATATTAATACTacaaaaacagaaacagaaacaaaGACTATGACAAGTGGATCATCAGCTCAGGCATGGAAACAATTGCTAAAAGGCCCTCCTACTGCACCTCTGTGTAAAGGACACAAAGAAGCCTGTGTATTAAGGACAGTTAAGAAGGATGGTCCAAATAAAGGGAAACAATTCTTTGTGTGTAACAGGCCTGAAGGTCACAGTAGTAACCCTGAAGCTAGATGTGATGTGTTTATTTGGGtggataaaatgaaaaatgacagtaaaaccaaaaaataa